One stretch of Macrobrachium nipponense isolate FS-2020 chromosome 16, ASM1510439v2, whole genome shotgun sequence DNA includes these proteins:
- the LOC135195498 gene encoding pyridoxal kinase-like, whose product MVVRVLSIQSHVVSGYVGNKSACFPLQVLGFEVDTINSVQFSNHTGYECFRGQVLNDMELEDLVEGLKRNKLDRYTHLLTGYIGSASFLHKVKSVVEHLKSVNPGLIYVCDPVMGDNGKMYVPEELLPLYREHIIPIADIVTPNQFEAEILSGLKISNEGDAVKAMEWFHQQGVNTVVFSSTDLGNDKELMGMASSTSNGTGTKLQIRIPRLPVNFTGTGDLFAALLLAWMHHSKNDLQVSIENTVGSMQAILHRTFKFAQAEEGGSTSLSPKSLELKLVQSIEDIQKPERKVKAVKF is encoded by the exons ATGGTAGTGAGGGTCCTTTCCATACAGTCACATGTTGTGTCGGGGTATGTTGGAAACAAGAGTGCTTGCTTTCCATTGCAG gtgcttgggtttgaagttgaCACCATAAACTCAGTGCAATTTTCAAATCATACTGGTTATGAGTGCTTCAGAGGCCAAGTGCTTAATGATATGGAACTAG AGGATTTAGTGGAGGGCCTGAAGCGGAATAAGCTTGACAGATACACACATTTGTTAACTGGATATATTGGCTCTGCATCATTCCTGCACAAAGTAAAGAGTGTGGTGGAACATTTGAAGTCTGTCAATCCTGGCCTTATCTATG TTTGTGATCCTGTTATGGGCGATAATGGGAAGATGTATGTACCAGAGGAATTACTGCCATTGTACAGAGAACATATTATACCAATAGCAGATATTGTTACTCCCAATCAGTTTGAAGCaga gaTTCTGAGTGGTCTAAAAATTTCAAATGAGGGCGATGCAGTCAAAGCCATGGAGTGGTTTCACCAGCAAGGGGTGAATACAGTTGTATTTTCAAGCACTGACTTAGGAAATGACAAGGAATTAATGGGAATGGCTTCTTCAACTTCCA ATGGCACAGGAACAAAGTTGCAGATTCGTATCCCTCGGCTTCCGGTGAACTTTACTGGAACGGGAGATTTATTTGCTGCTCTACTTCTAGCTTGGATGCATCATAGTAAAAATGACCTTCAG gtTTCAATCGAAAATACAGTGGGTTCCATGCAAGCTATCCTGCACCGTACTTTCAAGTTTGCACAGGCTGAGGAAGGAGGAAGTACTTCCTTATCTCCTAAGAGCTTGGAGCTAAAGCTCGTACAGAGTATTGAAGATATACAGAAGCCAGAACGTAAAGTAAAGGCTGTTAAATTTTAG